The Macaca nemestrina isolate mMacNem1 chromosome 12, mMacNem.hap1, whole genome shotgun sequence genome contains a region encoding:
- the LOC105488689 gene encoding mitochondrial import inner membrane translocase subunit Tim10 B isoform X1, which yields MEQQQQQQQLRNLRDFLLVYNRMTELCFQRCVPSLHHRALDAEEEACLHSCAGKLIHSNHRLMAAYVQLMPALVQRRIADYEAVSAVPGVAAEQPGVSPSGS from the exons atggagcagcagcagcagcaacagcaactgAGAAAC CTGCGTGACTTCCTGTTGGTCTACAATCGGATGACAGAACTCTGCTTCCAGCGTTGTGTGCCCAGCTTGCACCACCGAGCTCTGGACGCTGAGGAG GAGGCCTGTCTGCACAGCTGTGCTGGGAAGCTGATCCATTCCAACCACCGCCTCATGGCCGCTTACGTGCAGCTCATGCCTGCCCTGGTACAGCGCCGCATCGCAGACTACGAGGCTGTCTCGGCTGTGCCAGGCGTTGCTGCTGAGCAGCCTGGGGTCTCTCCATCAGGCAGCTAG
- the LOC105488689 gene encoding mitochondrial import inner membrane translocase subunit Tim10 B isoform X3 — translation MLRDFLLVYNRMTELCFQRCVPSLHHRALDAEEEACLHSCAGKLIHSNHRLMAAYVQLMPALVQRRIADYEAVSAVPGVAAEQPGVSPSGS, via the exons ATG CTGCGTGACTTCCTGTTGGTCTACAATCGGATGACAGAACTCTGCTTCCAGCGTTGTGTGCCCAGCTTGCACCACCGAGCTCTGGACGCTGAGGAG GAGGCCTGTCTGCACAGCTGTGCTGGGAAGCTGATCCATTCCAACCACCGCCTCATGGCCGCTTACGTGCAGCTCATGCCTGCCCTGGTACAGCGCCGCATCGCAGACTACGAGGCTGTCTCGGCTGTGCCAGGCGTTGCTGCTGAGCAGCCTGGGGTCTCTCCATCAGGCAGCTAG
- the LOC105488689 gene encoding mitochondrial import inner membrane translocase subunit Tim10 B isoform X2 codes for MLRDFLLVYNRMTELCFQRCVPSLHHRALDAEEVGNCEACLHSCAGKLIHSNHRLMAAYVQLMPALVQRRIADYEAVSAVPGVAAEQPGVSPSGS; via the exons ATG CTGCGTGACTTCCTGTTGGTCTACAATCGGATGACAGAACTCTGCTTCCAGCGTTGTGTGCCCAGCTTGCACCACCGAGCTCTGGACGCTGAGGAGGTGGGGAACTGT GAGGCCTGTCTGCACAGCTGTGCTGGGAAGCTGATCCATTCCAACCACCGCCTCATGGCCGCTTACGTGCAGCTCATGCCTGCCCTGGTACAGCGCCGCATCGCAGACTACGAGGCTGTCTCGGCTGTGCCAGGCGTTGCTGCTGAGCAGCCTGGGGTCTCTCCATCAGGCAGCTAG
- the LOC105488690 gene encoding arfaptin-2 isoform X3 — translation MTDGILGKAATMEIPIHGNGEARQLPEDDGLEQDLQQVMVSGPNLNETSIVSGGYGGSGDGLIPTGSGRHPSHSTTPAGPGDEVARGIAGEKFDIVKKWGINTYKCTKQLLSERFGRGSRTVDLELELQIELLRETKRKYESVLQLGRALTAHLYSLLQTQHALGDAFADLSQKSPELQEEFGYNAETQKLLCKNGETLLGAVNFFVSSINTLVTKTMEDTLMTVKQYEAARLEYDAYRTDLEELSLGPRDAGTRGRLESAQATFQAHRDKYEKLRGDVAIKLKFLEENKSSGYCPSAAQRSC, via the exons ATGACGGACGGGATCCTAGGGAAGGCAGCCACAATGGAGATCCCTATCCACGGGAACGGTGAAGCCAGGCAGCTTCCTGAAGATGATGGGCTGGAGCAG GACCTCCAGCAAGTGATGGTGTCAGGACCCAACCTCAATGAAACCAGCATTGTGTCTGGTGGCTATGGGGGCTCTGGTGATGGACTCATCCCCACAG GGTCTGGCCGCCATCCATCTCACAGCACCACTCCTGCTGGCCCTGGAGATGAGGTGGCTCGGGGCATTGCTGGAGAAAAGTTTGACATCGTCAAGAAATGGGGCATCAACACCTATAAG TGCACAAAGCAACTGTTATCAGAACGATTTGGTCGAGGCTCACGGACTGTGGACCTGGAACTAGAGCTGCAGATTGAGTTGCTGCGTGAGACGAAGCGCAAGTATGAGAGTGTCCTGCAGCTGGGCCGGGCACTGACAGCCCACCTCTACAGCCTGCTGCAGACCCAGCATGCACTAGGTGATGCCTTTGCTGACCTCAGCCAGAAGTCCCCAGAGCTTCAG GAGGAGTTTGGCTACAATGCAGAAACACAGAAACTGCTATGCAAGAATGGGGAAACACTGCTAGGAGCTGTGAACTTCTTTGTCTCTAGCATCAACACACTGGTCACCAAGACCATGGAAGACACGCTCATGACTGTGAAACAGTATGAGGCTGCCAG gctggaatatgATGCCTACCGAACAGACTTAGAGGAGCTGAGCCTAGGCCCCCGGGATGCAGGGACACGTGGTCGACTCGAGAGTGCCCAGGCCACTTTCCAGGCCCATCGGGACAAGTATGAGAAGCTGCGGGGAGATGTGGCCATCAAGCTCAAGTTCCTGGAAGAAAACAAG AGTTCTGGGTACTGCCCTTCTGCCGCCCAGAGATCGTGCTAA
- the LOC105488690 gene encoding arfaptin-2 isoform X1 — MTDGILGKAATMEIPIHGNGEARQLPEDDGLEQDLQQVMVSGPNLNETSIVSGGYGGSGDGLIPTGSGRHPSHSTTPAGPGDEVARGIAGEKFDIVKKWGINTYKCTKQLLSERFGRGSRTVDLELELQIELLRETKRKYESVLQLGRALTAHLYSLLQTQHALGDAFADLSQKSPELQEEFGYNAETQKLLCKNGETLLGAVNFFVSSINTLVTKTMEDTLMTVKQYEAARLEYDAYRTDLEELSLGPRDAGTRGRLESAQATFQAHRDKYEKLRGDVAIKLKFLEENKIKVMHKQLLLFHNAVSAYFAGNQKQLEQTLQQFNIKLRPPGAEKPSWLEEQ, encoded by the exons ATGACGGACGGGATCCTAGGGAAGGCAGCCACAATGGAGATCCCTATCCACGGGAACGGTGAAGCCAGGCAGCTTCCTGAAGATGATGGGCTGGAGCAG GACCTCCAGCAAGTGATGGTGTCAGGACCCAACCTCAATGAAACCAGCATTGTGTCTGGTGGCTATGGGGGCTCTGGTGATGGACTCATCCCCACAG GGTCTGGCCGCCATCCATCTCACAGCACCACTCCTGCTGGCCCTGGAGATGAGGTGGCTCGGGGCATTGCTGGAGAAAAGTTTGACATCGTCAAGAAATGGGGCATCAACACCTATAAG TGCACAAAGCAACTGTTATCAGAACGATTTGGTCGAGGCTCACGGACTGTGGACCTGGAACTAGAGCTGCAGATTGAGTTGCTGCGTGAGACGAAGCGCAAGTATGAGAGTGTCCTGCAGCTGGGCCGGGCACTGACAGCCCACCTCTACAGCCTGCTGCAGACCCAGCATGCACTAGGTGATGCCTTTGCTGACCTCAGCCAGAAGTCCCCAGAGCTTCAG GAGGAGTTTGGCTACAATGCAGAAACACAGAAACTGCTATGCAAGAATGGGGAAACACTGCTAGGAGCTGTGAACTTCTTTGTCTCTAGCATCAACACACTGGTCACCAAGACCATGGAAGACACGCTCATGACTGTGAAACAGTATGAGGCTGCCAG gctggaatatgATGCCTACCGAACAGACTTAGAGGAGCTGAGCCTAGGCCCCCGGGATGCAGGGACACGTGGTCGACTCGAGAGTGCCCAGGCCACTTTCCAGGCCCATCGGGACAAGTATGAGAAGCTGCGGGGAGATGTGGCCATCAAGCTCAAGTTCCTGGAAGAAAACAAG ATCAAGGTGATGCACAAGCAGCTGCTGCTCTTCCACAATGCCGTGTCCGCCTACTTTGCTGGGAACCAGAAACAGCTGGAGCAGACCCTGCAGCAGTTCAACATCAAGCTTCGGCCTCCAGGAGCTGAGAAACCCTCCTGGCTAGAGGAGCAGTGA
- the LOC105488690 gene encoding arfaptin-2 isoform X2, with translation MVSGPNLNETSIVSGGYGGSGDGLIPTGSGRHPSHSTTPAGPGDEVARGIAGEKFDIVKKWGINTYKCTKQLLSERFGRGSRTVDLELELQIELLRETKRKYESVLQLGRALTAHLYSLLQTQHALGDAFADLSQKSPELQEEFGYNAETQKLLCKNGETLLGAVNFFVSSINTLVTKTMEDTLMTVKQYEAARLEYDAYRTDLEELSLGPRDAGTRGRLESAQATFQAHRDKYEKLRGDVAIKLKFLEENKIKVMHKQLLLFHNAVSAYFAGNQKQLEQTLQQFNIKLRPPGAEKPSWLEEQ, from the exons ATGGTGTCAGGACCCAACCTCAATGAAACCAGCATTGTGTCTGGTGGCTATGGGGGCTCTGGTGATGGACTCATCCCCACAG GGTCTGGCCGCCATCCATCTCACAGCACCACTCCTGCTGGCCCTGGAGATGAGGTGGCTCGGGGCATTGCTGGAGAAAAGTTTGACATCGTCAAGAAATGGGGCATCAACACCTATAAG TGCACAAAGCAACTGTTATCAGAACGATTTGGTCGAGGCTCACGGACTGTGGACCTGGAACTAGAGCTGCAGATTGAGTTGCTGCGTGAGACGAAGCGCAAGTATGAGAGTGTCCTGCAGCTGGGCCGGGCACTGACAGCCCACCTCTACAGCCTGCTGCAGACCCAGCATGCACTAGGTGATGCCTTTGCTGACCTCAGCCAGAAGTCCCCAGAGCTTCAG GAGGAGTTTGGCTACAATGCAGAAACACAGAAACTGCTATGCAAGAATGGGGAAACACTGCTAGGAGCTGTGAACTTCTTTGTCTCTAGCATCAACACACTGGTCACCAAGACCATGGAAGACACGCTCATGACTGTGAAACAGTATGAGGCTGCCAG gctggaatatgATGCCTACCGAACAGACTTAGAGGAGCTGAGCCTAGGCCCCCGGGATGCAGGGACACGTGGTCGACTCGAGAGTGCCCAGGCCACTTTCCAGGCCCATCGGGACAAGTATGAGAAGCTGCGGGGAGATGTGGCCATCAAGCTCAAGTTCCTGGAAGAAAACAAG ATCAAGGTGATGCACAAGCAGCTGCTGCTCTTCCACAATGCCGTGTCCGCCTACTTTGCTGGGAACCAGAAACAGCTGGAGCAGACCCTGCAGCAGTTCAACATCAAGCTTCGGCCTCCAGGAGCTGAGAAACCCTCCTGGCTAGAGGAGCAGTGA